Proteins co-encoded in one Nitratireductor kimnyeongensis genomic window:
- a CDS encoding 4'-phosphopantetheinyl transferase family protein: MQLKPVSIGAGTIDVWQWSLDVPLEALPPLVSALNMAEFARASRFAHEQHRLRFIAGRGRLRAILGSYLGVAANRLSFSYNAFGKPRLAGRGEPPLHFNLSHSGPTAVLAVSDRYQLGIDIERVLPFRENLAEHFFSKAENEALMALSPQDYLGAFFRCWTRKEAFVKAHGAGLSLPLESFDVTIDPLGDPRLLRLDGVEDAPAQWQFLNLTLPRGYVGAVAALTAGNAVSLNYRGSMLQPDRRERRGAWRPAARIERHQALSRASRI; encoded by the coding sequence ATGCAGCTTAAACCCGTGAGCATCGGTGCCGGAACGATCGATGTCTGGCAATGGTCCCTCGACGTGCCGCTCGAGGCGCTGCCGCCGCTTGTCTCGGCGTTGAACATGGCGGAGTTCGCACGCGCCTCGCGCTTCGCGCATGAGCAACACCGGCTGCGTTTCATCGCCGGGCGGGGCCGGTTGAGGGCAATCCTCGGTTCGTATCTGGGGGTTGCGGCAAACCGGCTTTCGTTCTCATACAATGCATTCGGCAAGCCGCGGCTTGCGGGGCGGGGCGAACCGCCGCTGCATTTCAATCTGAGCCATAGCGGCCCCACGGCAGTTCTGGCGGTTTCGGACCGCTATCAGTTGGGCATCGATATCGAACGCGTGCTCCCATTTCGCGAGAATCTGGCCGAACACTTCTTCTCCAAAGCGGAAAACGAAGCGCTGATGGCGCTGTCGCCGCAGGATTATCTTGGAGCGTTCTTCCGATGCTGGACACGCAAGGAAGCGTTCGTAAAGGCGCATGGCGCCGGACTTTCGCTGCCACTTGAATCCTTCGACGTAACGATCGACCCCCTCGGAGACCCGCGATTGCTCCGGCTCGATGGCGTGGAGGACGCGCCGGCCCAATGGCAGTTTTTGAATCTGACCCTGCCGCGTGGCTATGTCGGAGCGGTCGCGGCATTGACGGCGGGCAATGCCGTTTCGCTGAACTATCGCGGCTCGATGCTTCAGCCTGACCGGCGAGAGAGGCGCGGGGCCTGGCGGCCCGCAGCACGGATCGAACGTCATCAGGCGTTGAGCCGCGCATCCAGAATATAG
- a CDS encoding glucosamine inositolphosphorylceramide transferase family protein, whose product MNWEAALSTSPEHKSGQKSAPAAPLRIGIVRRQGQPFENWELQLIERLLADRRFHLVAFLNASKRAGENQAGMLTRMVAQLDGALFARQSDYGAKRFERARGTILTIPLDNVVEDGDRNRLQLDLILRHFDVKLPDPVLRNLPRGVWSLSHVYTQWGSASWDGIADMSAGAPTSQLSLFLETARQPERRVIAQAEFNVKFSAARNAAFIKEKSVLLLMRELRRIAETRKLPVPRKAPDAVQALSPPGVFKTGRYAAALAKNIAQRALKTVRRAAHQETTVWTLFSGRGAIDDFDPSEAIEIPPTDTAIKADPFLFHHEGRTYLFYENYALGDERAHIAVGEITRSGFEPIGIALGGTEHLSFPFVFREGDEIFLMPETHQRKRIEIWRAVSFPLIWEPYSRAFEGWSTADSTLFKHRGQWWLFTNLSEHHAFEDHCSALYAFQVDGPALKRVVPHRRNPIVVGSATARNAGRIFSRHRRLYRPAQYNAHGIYGYGLNIMEIEQLDMDEYRETCVRRILPDFKPGLTGCHHFDASGSRYILDARLNA is encoded by the coding sequence TTGAATTGGGAGGCAGCGCTGAGCACCTCTCCAGAACATAAGAGCGGGCAAAAGTCAGCGCCTGCTGCCCCCTTGCGCATCGGCATCGTTCGCCGGCAGGGACAGCCATTCGAGAACTGGGAGCTTCAGCTCATCGAAAGGCTGCTTGCGGACCGTCGTTTCCATCTGGTTGCGTTCCTTAACGCTTCGAAACGGGCGGGAGAAAACCAAGCCGGCATGCTGACCAGAATGGTGGCCCAGCTTGACGGCGCACTTTTCGCACGACAGTCCGACTATGGCGCAAAGCGGTTCGAGCGCGCTCGAGGAACCATACTTACCATCCCGCTGGATAACGTGGTGGAGGATGGCGACCGGAACAGGCTGCAACTCGACCTGATCCTGCGTCACTTCGATGTAAAATTGCCAGATCCCGTCCTTCGGAACCTCCCGCGCGGTGTCTGGTCGCTCAGTCATGTTTACACGCAGTGGGGCTCGGCAAGCTGGGACGGCATTGCCGACATGTCGGCCGGTGCTCCGACAAGCCAGCTCTCGCTGTTTCTGGAAACGGCACGACAACCGGAAAGGCGCGTCATCGCCCAAGCCGAATTCAACGTGAAATTCAGTGCAGCGCGCAATGCAGCCTTCATCAAGGAAAAATCAGTTCTGCTTCTGATGCGAGAACTCAGGCGCATTGCAGAGACCCGCAAACTGCCAGTGCCGCGCAAAGCCCCCGATGCCGTCCAGGCGCTCAGCCCACCTGGCGTTTTCAAGACCGGCCGCTATGCAGCGGCACTTGCAAAAAACATCGCACAGCGTGCGTTGAAAACCGTGCGTCGGGCGGCGCATCAGGAAACTACTGTCTGGACGTTGTTCAGCGGACGCGGTGCGATAGACGATTTCGATCCGAGCGAAGCCATTGAGATTCCGCCGACGGACACGGCCATCAAGGCAGACCCCTTCCTGTTTCATCACGAGGGACGAACCTACCTCTTCTACGAAAACTACGCGCTTGGCGACGAACGGGCTCATATCGCGGTGGGCGAGATCACACGCAGCGGCTTTGAACCCATCGGGATCGCGCTGGGCGGCACCGAACACCTCTCCTTCCCCTTCGTTTTCCGCGAGGGAGACGAGATTTTCCTCATGCCCGAGACACATCAAAGGAAACGCATCGAGATCTGGCGTGCAGTCAGCTTTCCATTGATCTGGGAGCCCTATTCCCGTGCTTTCGAAGGATGGTCAACAGCCGATAGCACCCTATTCAAACATCGCGGCCAGTGGTGGCTTTTCACCAATCTCTCGGAGCATCATGCATTCGAAGATCACTGCTCCGCGCTCTACGCATTTCAGGTGGACGGACCGGCATTGAAACGGGTCGTTCCCCATCGCCGAAACCCGATCGTTGTGGGCAGCGCCACGGCACGCAATGCCGGCCGCATCTTCTCGCGTCATCGCCGGCTCTACCGGCCCGCGCAATACAATGCGCACGGCATCTATGGCTACGGCCTCAACATCATGGAGATAGAGCAGCTCGACATGGATGAATATCGGGAGACGTGCGTGCGCCGCATCCTGCCCGATTTCAAACCCGGGCTGACCGGATGCCATCATTTCGATGCAAGCGGCTCACGCTATATTCTGGATGCGCGGCTCAACGCCTGA
- a CDS encoding condensation domain-containing protein, with protein MSDIDNLIQTAAAGDIIGEFPCTQTQMRCWFLDRLNPGNPALNVAVRWEIRGDFRTESIEAAFRQIIKRHEILRTRFVETDGQPMQQVVHGVEFRMPVIDLRHVAEDQREARIQSISKETAAAPFDLGQPGLFRVTLLMVENRRGFILITAHQSCFDGWSIRVLGREVGELAAAIDSKRAPRLPELALQYGDFALWQEEYRNSYGFETEKTYWREQLRDAPYFEIRPDRPRGRVKTSRGDILSAVLPLEFGERIEAAARAHHVSLFSYGAAVISAGLHHYTGKREVLFGTQIAGREDVDLESLIGVFINNLVLRFDIAEELSFVDHLSRVSATVGAALNHQKMPFNNLVELINPVRDPSRNPLVSVNFNQQRAFLEDTRYGDFELISAPSQSPGVIYDLNFIMIGRPTGWRMSVEYNTDLFDEATVRELLDLWQKAYAFALDNPQAKIGTMAGPVRAGALPKEAQPEPASRLEALLLAHPNVADVAVRRDGPSVRPHAFVVPTAGLLVPLEALPAQLNAYLADRLPEEELPAAISVLLSLPKQADGTLELPAILSPVPPPKANVPAPVPAKDPSAPADKQTELGQIWAHVLDVSRVGPGDDFFALGGHSLLALRMFSGVREAFGIQPDLALLFREPTLSGFATAIFGTQPLPMENPEDDSSDTVEWETAIYRQGSGHCAVYTLNHPFLYYRMAKSLPGHASVVNLHMFNARIDKETEGFSLEKIAGDAVDAMQLGDTPKTVALVGLCVNGILAAEMTRQLRAQGHEVRFVALIDSWAPGYVRSQPALTRWQWNTEKRAKRLAYFTGKLLRGRMSLLTYLKEFSFSLRLIERFAPARAMNAEEETTEAVTQYLVRAARRYTPRALSGETVLFFRSQATHNRARRLQFGWRGFVSEDSPVFDLSGWHEDSLSDMGIDKLSAVLGERLELGGSAEHLSRT; from the coding sequence ATGAGCGACATCGACAACCTGATTCAGACTGCCGCGGCAGGCGATATCATCGGCGAGTTTCCCTGCACGCAAACGCAGATGCGCTGCTGGTTCCTGGATCGCCTGAATCCTGGAAACCCCGCGCTCAACGTTGCTGTGCGGTGGGAAATCCGTGGAGATTTCAGGACCGAGAGCATCGAGGCGGCTTTCCGGCAGATCATCAAGCGCCACGAGATCCTGCGAACCCGTTTCGTGGAAACCGACGGGCAACCCATGCAGCAGGTGGTGCACGGGGTCGAGTTCCGCATGCCTGTGATCGACTTGCGCCACGTGGCCGAAGACCAGCGGGAAGCACGCATTCAATCGATCAGCAAGGAAACGGCGGCAGCGCCCTTCGACCTCGGTCAGCCGGGGCTGTTTCGCGTCACGCTTCTGATGGTGGAGAACAGGCGCGGTTTCATTCTCATCACCGCACACCAGAGTTGCTTCGACGGCTGGTCGATCCGCGTTCTGGGGCGGGAGGTGGGAGAACTTGCAGCAGCGATCGACTCAAAACGCGCCCCGCGCCTGCCGGAGCTGGCGCTGCAGTATGGCGATTTCGCTCTGTGGCAGGAGGAATACCGCAACAGTTACGGCTTTGAAACGGAAAAGACCTACTGGCGCGAGCAATTGCGTGATGCGCCCTATTTCGAGATCAGGCCGGACCGGCCGCGCGGCCGCGTGAAGACCAGCCGAGGCGATATCCTGTCCGCGGTGCTGCCCTTGGAGTTCGGCGAGCGGATCGAAGCGGCTGCCCGTGCTCATCACGTGTCACTGTTCAGTTACGGTGCAGCTGTGATCAGCGCGGGACTCCACCACTATACGGGCAAGCGCGAGGTGTTGTTCGGAACGCAGATTGCCGGCCGCGAGGATGTGGATCTGGAAAGTCTGATCGGGGTTTTCATCAACAATCTCGTTCTGCGTTTCGACATTGCCGAAGAGCTGAGTTTCGTCGATCACCTGTCTCGCGTCAGCGCAACGGTGGGTGCGGCCCTCAACCACCAGAAAATGCCATTCAACAATCTGGTCGAACTGATCAATCCGGTGCGGGATCCTTCCCGCAATCCGCTCGTCTCGGTGAACTTCAACCAGCAAAGGGCCTTTCTGGAAGATACACGTTATGGCGATTTCGAGCTCATCAGTGCGCCCTCGCAATCGCCGGGCGTCATTTATGATCTGAACTTCATCATGATCGGCCGCCCGACCGGCTGGCGCATGTCGGTGGAGTACAACACCGATCTTTTCGACGAGGCGACGGTGCGTGAACTGCTCGATCTGTGGCAGAAAGCCTACGCCTTCGCGCTCGACAATCCGCAGGCGAAGATCGGCACGATGGCGGGGCCGGTTCGTGCCGGCGCATTGCCGAAGGAAGCGCAGCCGGAACCGGCATCGCGGCTGGAAGCGCTGCTTCTCGCACACCCGAATGTCGCCGATGTCGCGGTCCGGCGAGACGGACCGTCCGTCCGGCCCCACGCCTTCGTGGTGCCGACTGCAGGGCTCTTGGTGCCGCTCGAAGCCCTTCCGGCGCAACTGAACGCCTATCTGGCAGATCGGCTGCCAGAGGAAGAGTTACCCGCCGCAATCAGCGTTCTTCTTTCCCTGCCAAAACAGGCAGACGGCACGCTGGAATTGCCAGCGATATTGTCTCCTGTGCCACCGCCCAAAGCCAATGTCCCCGCCCCGGTTCCAGCGAAAGACCCGTCCGCGCCGGCAGACAAACAGACGGAACTTGGCCAGATCTGGGCGCATGTGCTTGACGTTTCGCGGGTCGGCCCCGGCGATGATTTCTTTGCCCTGGGCGGCCATTCACTTCTGGCTCTCAGAATGTTTTCCGGTGTGCGCGAGGCCTTCGGTATCCAGCCCGACCTCGCCCTCCTGTTCAGGGAACCGACGCTATCGGGCTTCGCCACCGCGATCTTCGGCACACAACCTTTACCCATGGAAAATCCTGAGGATGACTCATCGGACACGGTCGAGTGGGAAACCGCCATCTATCGGCAGGGAAGCGGACATTGCGCTGTCTACACGCTCAACCACCCGTTCCTCTATTATCGGATGGCAAAGTCTCTTCCCGGCCATGCCTCGGTGGTCAATCTGCACATGTTCAATGCGCGGATCGATAAAGAAACGGAAGGATTTTCGCTCGAAAAGATCGCCGGCGATGCGGTGGACGCCATGCAGCTTGGCGACACGCCCAAAACCGTCGCGCTTGTGGGTCTTTGCGTCAACGGCATTCTCGCCGCCGAGATGACCCGACAGCTTCGCGCCCAGGGGCACGAAGTGCGTTTCGTCGCACTGATCGACAGCTGGGCGCCCGGATATGTGCGCTCGCAACCTGCCCTCACCCGCTGGCAGTGGAACACCGAGAAAAGGGCAAAGCGTCTCGCCTATTTCACCGGCAAGCTTCTGCGCGGACGCATGTCGCTATTGACCTATCTGAAGGAGTTCAGTTTCTCTTTGAGGCTCATCGAACGCTTTGCCCCGGCCCGTGCCATGAATGCCGAGGAAGAGACGACCGAAGCCGTCACCCAGTATCTGGTTCGAGCGGCACGGCGTTACACCCCGCGCGCGCTGTCAGGCGAAACTGTTCTTTTCTTCCGCAGCCAAGCCACTCACAACCGGGCAAGACGGCTGCAATTCGGATGGCGCGGTTTCGTGTCGGAAGATTCGCCGGTATTCGATCTCAGTGGCTGGCACGAGGATTCGCTCAGCGACATGGGTATCGACAAGCTTTCTGCCGTGCTCGGAGAGCGCCTTGAATTGGGAGGCAGCGCTGAGCACCTCTCCAGAACATAA